One genomic window of Mercenaria mercenaria strain notata chromosome 2, MADL_Memer_1, whole genome shotgun sequence includes the following:
- the LOC123562103 gene encoding uncharacterized protein K02A2.6-like produces MPMWSDKMKSSHSVVPVAQPPRRVPFHVREQVEQELKSLEDMDVIEKVEGVPTPWLSNLVAASKPISPGEVRVCIDMRKANTAIKTEKNVSPTVDDIILTLNGANVFSRLELYKAFHQIELDESSRIMTTFQTHVGLFRYKRLNFGVSAAPILFQNELRQALQGLTGVLNIADDIVCYGKTREKHDFNLRALLQRLQERNLTLNKKKCSFGQSKIQFYGYVFSESGISPDPDKVDATIYRPGSLMISDYLSRHPHARHATNTVDEQYISFITDNTLPDALKLSDVAKATKSDCVLSFVKNAIETNDWKNQKCQSDESFRLYENLNQNQELAVANTDEGYVLLRGTQLCIPETLQKQTVLLSHEGHQGQSKCEGLLREYCWFPHMDKMVEKACKSCIVCRAASPGCTPDPIKPAPLPRDVFSEVSCDFCGPFPDGYLLLVVICDYSRFPIVERVRSTSAETVIPRLESIFSIFGYPDVLRTDNGPPFQSRAFREYAEKSGFKHKRITLLHPQGNAIVERFMAPLQKSVKTAIASGQDYKTALNRYLMNFRSSPQSSTQKAPSELMYNRKVKTKLPSMTFEKQDTDVRDRDSLSKSKNKIYADKNRRAQPSALKIGDRVLLKREQRNKFETVFDPTPGIVIARKGSMLTIKHRGKEITRDGSKFRVVQGSHEPAQTKPADTVFAPRQRSQRKRRPPRRFVNE; encoded by the exons ATGCCTATGTGGAGTGATAAGATGAAGAGTTCACACA GTGTTGTGCCAGTAGCTCAGCCTCCTAGGAGAGTGCCATTTCATGTGCGTGAGCAAGTTGAGCAGGAACTTAAAAGTTTGGAGGATATGGATGTTATTGAAAAAGTGGAAGGTGTGCCAACACCATGGCTATCGAACCTGGTAGCTGCTTCAAAACCAATTTCACCAGGAGAAGTAAGAGTGTGCATAGATATGAGGAAAGCCAACACCgcaatcaaaacagaaaaaaatgttagtcCGACGGTGGATGATATAATCTTAACGTTGAACGGCGCAAACGTGTTTTCGCGTCTCGAACTGTACAAAGCTTTCCATCAAATTGAACTGGATGAGTCATCACGTATAATGACAACGTTTCAGACACATGTTGGACTTTTTCGATATAAACGTTTAAATTTTGGAGTGTCAGCAGCACCGATTCTGTTCCAAAATGAGCTTCGCCAAGCACTTCAGGGTCTGACAGGCGTGTTAAACATTGCTGACGATATCGTATGCTACGGCAAAACGCGTGAAAAACATGATTTCAATCTGCGAGCATTACTTCAACGTCTTCAAGAACGGAACCTGACATTGAACAAGAAAAAATGTTCGTTCGGACAATCAAAAATCCAGTTCTACGGATACGTGTTTTCGGAATCGGGAATTTCACCTGATCCTGACAAGGTAGATGCA ACGATTTATAGACCAGGTAGTTTAATGATCTCAGATTATCTTTCCAGACATCCGCACGCGAGACACGCGACCAACACAGTAGACGaacaatatatcagttttatcactgATAATACTTTGCCAGATGCATTGAAGCTATCAGACGTAGCAAAAGCTACTAAATCAGACTGTGTATTAAGTTTTGTCAAGAATGCAATAGAAACAAATGACTGGAAAAATCAGAAATGCCAATCCGATGAAAGTTTtcgtttatatgaaaatttaaaccaGAATCAAGAACTTGCAGTTGCAAATACCGATGAAGGATATGTGTTGTTACGAGGTACACAGCTTTGTATACCGGAAACTTTGCAAAAGCAAACAGTGTTACTTTCGCACGAGGGTCACCAAGGCCAATCAAAGTGCGAAGGATTACTTCGGGAATATTGTTGGTTCCCGCATATGgataaaatggttgaaaaagCATGCAAATCATGCATTGTGTGCCGAGCTGCATCACCAGGATGTACTCCAGATCCGATCAAACCAGCACCTCTGCCACGAGATGTGTTTTCTGAAGTCAGTTGTGACTTCTGTGGACCATTCCCGGACGGGTACCTGTTATTAGTAGTAATATGCGACTATAGCCGTTTTCCAATAGTTGAGAGAGTCAGGTCAACATCCGCAGAAACTGTCATACCGCGTTTGGAATCAATATTTTCGATATTTGGATATCCAGACGTATTGAGAACGGACAATGGACCTCCATTTCAGAGTCGTGCTTTCAGAGAATATGCTGAAAAGTCGGGATTCAAGCATAAACGAATTACTCTATTGCACCCACAAGGTAATGCAATAGTCGAGCGATTCATGGCACCATTGCAAAAATCAGTCAAAACCGCAATAGCATCAGGTCAAGATTATAAGACAGCGTTGAATAGATATCTAATGAATTTTCGCAGTTCGCCACAATCTTCAACACAAAAAGCTCCAAGTGAATTAATGTACAATCggaaagtaaaaacgaaattacCATCAATGACATTTGAAAAGCAAGACACAGATGTTCGCGACAGGGACAGTCTGTCAAAatcgaaaaacaaaatttatgcgGACAAAAACAGAAGAGCACAGCCAAGTGCATTGAAAATTGGAGACCGTGTGTTACTAAAACGGGAACAACGTAACAAATTTGAGACAGTGTTTGACCCTACACCTGGCATTGTCATTGCTAGGAAAGGTTCGATGCTAACAATCAAGCACAGAGGAAAGGAAATTACACGAGACGGGTCAAAGTTCAGGGTAGTTCAAGGTAGTCATGAGCCGGCGCAGACGAAACCTGCAGATACTGTATTTGCACCACGTCAAAGGTCGCAAAGGAAACGAAGACCGCCTAGACGTTTTGTCAATGAATAA
- the LOC123562659 gene encoding agrin-like, giving the protein MKVITVFLTLTGLLCGVNGYCGSCDDQSGVKDPMCGYDGVRYQTFQNPCYLKMAICKYTEAGEKLTLAYRGECKTSASLTNVKPASQLGTSGATYLRDKCSSPCQSTGELLICGTDGITYQNKCDFAQAQCKYQANNKQLDVDYLGACRTTDVKPATQLGTGGSTSLISDKCNMNCDSTERYPICGTDRTTYQNKCFFYQAMCVKQASGERLDFAHEGACITDSSLTGAVLTSKACSVTRCDSSAQRVCGSDGNVYDSECGFLKAQCANPRLTRVRCATLTAALG; this is encoded by the exons ATGAAAGTTATCACCGTCTTTCTTACACTAACAg GATTGCTGTGTGGTGTAAACGGGTATTGTGGAAGTTGCGATGACCAGTCTGGCGTGAAGGATCCCATGTGTGGCTATGATGGAGTCCGATATC AGACATTCCAAAACCCCTGTTACCTTAAGATGGCAATATGCAAATATACAGAAGCCGGGGAAAAATTGACGCTTGCTTACAGAGGAGAATGCAAGACAAGCGCGTCCTTGACAAATGTCAAACCAGCCAGTCAGCTTGGAACCAGTGGAGCAACTTACCTTAGAGACAAATGCAGCTCGCCCTGTCAGTCTACTGGGGAATTACTTATCTGCGGAACAGACGGAATCACTTATC AGAACAAATGCGATTTCGCACAAGCGCAATGTAAATATCAAGCTAACAACAAACAGCTCGATGTCGACTATTTGGGCGCATGTCGAACTACCGATGTCAAACCGGCCACACAGCTTGGGACTGGTGGTTCAACTTCCTTGATAAGTGACAAGTGCAACATGAACTGTGACTCGACTGAGAGATATCCAATATGTGGCACAGACAGAACAACATATC AGAACAAGTGTTTCTTCTACCAAGCTATGTGTGTGAAGCAAGCCTCTGGAGAAAGACTTGATTTTGCACATGAAGGAGCTTGTATAACAGATAGCAGTTTGACGGGTGCAGTACTTACTTCAAAAGCTTGCTCCGTTACACGTTGTGATAGCTCCGCTCAGAGAGTATGTGGTTCAGATGGAAATGTTTATG ATAGTGAATGTGGGTTCTTGAAAGCACAGTGCGCCAATCCACGGTTGACGAGAGTGCGTTGTGCAACTCTTACTGCTGCTCTGGGTTAA